The following proteins come from a genomic window of Dreissena polymorpha isolate Duluth1 chromosome 1, UMN_Dpol_1.0, whole genome shotgun sequence:
- the LOC127834330 gene encoding uncharacterized protein LOC127834330, protein METEEAIERKVHHLGTFISERVDSNQMQHILNNISTSKGTKVTLQLSRSGLRYIKNSAIHGSKLVDAIRMQNLQFFTLHKESSNVLFVVAVGNTQDPSKQYQISVFRCKDAMDASLFATAFRRLSAAIRQSVTVVRSKPTKVVTSEEINWTLRGKEADNSKRELRKMLNIDGGGGETQQVTTTLVNGKHADINGHSEVYEHGVRIPLYKKGRPSRSERESFDADFSDNRSEVSEGALRLELESLSQELRDIKSMLEKSTGMTTASEAGSPRGFKPVAVEVHSHPVKPTVVVERRYHDDTVDTVFIDNEEVQLRPKTNGYTVTTEGSTTHVRVSVPDYRSVSERVAVSPVTTSTPYPTHDTTDYAVVKKTRPLTTSYESWKKSTMERNAGRQFHDYQDRIEWKSRSSRASHVVSAPRPRSALPTWSVDGVDSARVVEVRHHQAGVGPTYGHLTYNPHVKGVSERKSQSVRVKGMPTTVIKPIEKVYTGRRDAKHHSLIYRPTSASLRPSILVYDDTNGLDSARMSYIEPNNNLVKPDDNDDHLLDVSGIDLYSETPRETVKT, encoded by the coding sequence ATGGAAACCGAAGAGGCTATCGAGAGAAAGGTACACCACCTGGGCACGTTCATATCCGAGCGCGTGGACAGCAACCAGATGCAGCACATCCTGAACAACATCAGCACATCTAAGGGTACAAAGGTGACGCTGCAGTTGTCTCGCAGTGGCCTGCGCTACATTAAGAACTCCGCCATCCATGGATCGAAGCTCGTGGACGCCATTCGAATGCAGAACCTGCAGTTCTTCACGCTGCACAAAGAATCGTCAAACGTGCTGTTCGTCGTCGCAGTCGGTAACACGCAGGATCCCAGCAAGCAGTACCAGATCAGCGTCTTCCGTTGTAAGGATGCCATGGACGCCAGCTTGTTTGCCACAGCCTTTCGGCGACTGAGCGCCGCCATCCGCCAGTCGGTGACCGTCGTACGCAGTAAGCCGACGAAAGTCGTTACTAGCGAGGAAATCAACTGGACCTTACGCGGTAAGGAAGCCGACAACTCCAAGCGTGAATTGAGGAAAATGCTGAATATAGACGGTGGTGGCGGCGAAACCCAGCAGGTGACCACCACTCTTGTGAATGGGAAACACGCAGACATAAATGGACATTCCGAGGTATACGAACACGGCGTGCGAATTCCACTGTACAAGAAAGGTCGACCGTCAAGATCCGAAAGAGAATCTTTCGATGCGGATTTTTCCGACAACAGATCCGAAGTTTCTGAGGGCGCTCTTCGTCTCGAGCTTGAGTCTCTCTCGCAGGAATTGCGTGATATTAAATCAATGCTCGAGAAATCGACAGGCATGACGACAGCATCTGAAGCCGGAAGCCCGCGCGGTTTCAAACCAGTCGCCGTTGAAGTGCATAGCCATCCAGTGAAGCCAACTGTCGTTGTTGAGAGAAGGTATCATGATGATACAGTTGATACCGTGTTCATTGATAACGAGGAGGTTCAGCTACGCCCGAAGACAAACGGATACACAGTCACCACAGAAGGATCAACCACGCATGTGCGTGTGTCCGTACCAGATTACCGAAGCGTGAGCGAGCGGGTAGCAGTTTCACCCGTCACAACATCTACACCTTACCCGACGCATGACACAACCGACTACGCGGTCGTAAAGAAAACGCGTCCTTTGACAACTTCATATGAGAGCTGGAAAAAGAGCACAATGGAGCGAAACGCCGGCAGACAGTTTCATGATTACCAGGATCGCATTGAGTGGAAGTCCAGATCCAGCCGCGCAAGTCACGTGGTATCTGCGCCACGACCGCGCTCCGCTCTGCCTACATGGTCAGTCGATGGAGTGGACAGCGCAAGAGTGGTCGAGGTGCGTCATCATCAAGCTGGTGTTGGGCCCACATACGGTCACTTGACCTACAATCCGCACGTCAAAGGTGTGAGCGAGCGTAAAAGCCAGTCGGTACGCGTGAAAGGTATGCCCACGACGGTCATCAAACCGATTGAAAAGGTGTATACCGGGCGGAGGGACGCCAAGCACCATAGCCTAATCTACCGGCCAACCAGCGCCAGTCTGAGACCCTCGATTCTCGTGTATGACGACACGAACGGACTCGATAGCGCAAGAATGTCGTACATTGAACCAAATAACAATCTTGTAAAACCAGACGACAATGACGACCATCTTTTGGATGTTAGTGGAATAGACTTGTACAGCGAGACACCACGTGAAACAGTGAAAACGTGA